The proteins below come from a single Kitasatospora sp. NBC_00315 genomic window:
- a CDS encoding sensor histidine kinase gives MPKKLLARRPDDHGAGGQEESYGNIPGAGVENRRQLLVKLAWMLLWMVYLVYPVKDLTGGGHGPVATIAGWVALVAFLAAYVGLIAVRSTRPDGWWGKYPLVGVMLALAVATSFGFGQAWLTLFTYASVCVAVVLPARVALRGVLATTVLALVVALLSHADSDTLAAIILPCFLGGVAMTGLQRLIATMRELRDARATVAHLAASEERLRLARDLHDLLGHSLSLITLKSELAGRFMDQDRPQAAREQVADIEKVARQSLVDVREAVSGFRRPTLPVELAAARTALATAQVTLEAAPSLADAWPGIGSEESGVLAWALREAVTNIVRHGADATLCTVTADRSWEESGERFAVLEITDDGPGPGKSAPGNGLSGLRERLATVGGRLETGTGPHDRGFRLRAAVPLPAVAEPAVRPEERSERSGA, from the coding sequence ATGCCGAAGAAGCTCCTGGCCCGCCGCCCCGACGACCACGGGGCGGGGGGCCAGGAGGAGTCGTACGGCAACATCCCCGGCGCCGGCGTCGAGAACCGGCGCCAACTGCTGGTCAAGCTGGCGTGGATGCTGCTCTGGATGGTCTACCTGGTCTACCCGGTCAAGGACCTCACCGGCGGCGGGCACGGCCCGGTCGCCACGATCGCCGGGTGGGTGGCGCTGGTGGCCTTCCTGGCCGCGTACGTCGGCCTGATCGCCGTACGCTCGACCAGGCCGGACGGCTGGTGGGGGAAGTACCCGCTGGTCGGGGTGATGCTGGCACTGGCCGTGGCCACCTCGTTCGGATTCGGCCAGGCCTGGCTGACGCTGTTCACCTACGCGTCGGTCTGTGTCGCGGTCGTGCTGCCGGCCAGGGTCGCGCTGCGCGGCGTGCTGGCGACCACCGTCCTGGCGCTCGTCGTTGCGCTGCTCAGCCACGCCGACTCGGACACGCTGGCCGCGATCATCCTGCCCTGCTTCCTCGGCGGCGTCGCGATGACCGGCCTCCAGCGGTTGATCGCCACCATGCGGGAACTGCGCGACGCCCGGGCGACGGTGGCGCACCTGGCGGCCTCCGAGGAGCGGCTGCGCCTCGCCCGGGACCTGCACGACCTGCTCGGTCACTCGTTGTCGCTGATCACGCTGAAGAGCGAGCTGGCCGGGCGGTTCATGGACCAGGACCGGCCGCAGGCCGCCCGCGAGCAGGTCGCCGACATCGAGAAGGTGGCCCGGCAGTCGCTGGTGGACGTCCGCGAGGCGGTCAGCGGCTTCCGGCGTCCCACCCTGCCGGTCGAACTGGCCGCCGCCCGTACGGCGCTGGCCACCGCACAGGTCACCCTGGAGGCCGCTCCCTCGCTCGCGGACGCCTGGCCGGGGATCGGCAGCGAGGAGTCCGGGGTGCTGGCCTGGGCGCTGCGCGAGGCGGTCACCAACATCGTCCGGCACGGCGCGGACGCCACGCTCTGCACCGTGACGGCCGACCGGAGTTGGGAGGAGAGCGGCGAGCGGTTCGCCGTCCTGGAAATCACCGACGACGGCCCCGGGCCGGGCAAGTCCGCGCCGGGCAACGGCCTTTCCGGCCTCCGGGAGCGGCTGGCCACGGTCGGCGGGCGCCTGGAGACCGGCACCGGCCCGCACGACCGGGGCTTTCGCCTGCGGGCGGCGGTGCCACTGCCGGCCGTCGCCGAGCCGGCGGTCCGGCCGGAGGAGCGGTCGGAGCGGTCCGGGGCCTGA
- a CDS encoding ABC transporter permease — translation MTTLIQLEIMRTLRNKRYLMFTVLYPALLYVFFISAYSGGSVAGGIPAKSYFMVSMATFGAVGAVLTGSAQRISLERKSGWVRQLRLTALPGRAYTIGKIASCAVTTLPAIVVVFVIGGFEGVDLSAAQWLGLGLALWLGSFVFAALGVALGYAAQPDAVQPVVMIVYMLMALFGGTWFPVGDSLKKFARFNPVYLYNQLASFVQPGHSPDIAAMAGLAGFLALFVAAAAHLYRKDTKQA, via the coding sequence ATGACCACCCTGATCCAGCTGGAGATCATGCGCACCCTGCGCAACAAGCGGTACCTGATGTTCACGGTGCTCTACCCGGCGCTGCTCTACGTCTTCTTCATCAGCGCCTACAGCGGTGGAAGCGTGGCCGGGGGGATCCCGGCGAAGTCGTACTTCATGGTCTCGATGGCCACCTTCGGCGCCGTCGGCGCGGTGCTCACCGGCAGCGCGCAGAGGATCTCGCTGGAGCGCAAGAGCGGCTGGGTCCGGCAGCTGCGGCTGACCGCGCTGCCCGGCCGGGCCTACACCATCGGCAAGATCGCCTCCTGCGCGGTGACCACGCTGCCGGCCATCGTGGTGGTCTTCGTGATCGGCGGCTTCGAGGGCGTCGACCTGAGCGCCGCGCAGTGGCTCGGGCTCGGACTCGCCCTCTGGCTGGGCAGTTTCGTCTTCGCCGCGCTGGGCGTGGCCCTCGGGTACGCGGCGCAGCCGGACGCGGTGCAGCCCGTCGTGATGATCGTCTACATGCTGATGGCGCTCTTCGGCGGCACGTGGTTCCCGGTCGGGGACTCGCTGAAGAAGTTCGCCCGCTTCAACCCGGTCTACCTCTACAACCAGCTGGCCTCCTTCGTGCAGCCGGGCCACTCGCCGGACATCGCGGCGATGGCCGGCCTGGCGGGCTTCCTGGCCCTCTTCGTGGCGGCGGCGGCGCACCTGTACCGCAAGGACACCAAGCAGGCATGA
- a CDS encoding ABC transporter ATP-binding protein — MSSGTELNGGGEVAAFRQVSKSYGRVKAVNGLDLVLHPGETVALLGPNGAGKSSSLDMLLGLREPDEGTVSLFGGTPRAAVQAGRVGAMLQSGGLMGDVKVRELVKFACAVHPRGRAVEEVLREAGITDLAERKADKLSGGQEQRVRFALAIAGANDLIVLDEPTTGMDVSVRQSFWAGMRAQAAAGRTVLFATHYLEEADSVADRVLVLHRGRLIADGTSAEIKAKAGARRIGFELHAADGPFDEAVLRALPGVLALDVSGRADGVRTVRIRTADADADVAGLYRAGLYPRGLEVTGLGLEQAFLTITGDQDAQDAGIGSVTTGSVTPGSATTGSTTTAKESVR, encoded by the coding sequence ATGAGCAGCGGGACGGAACTGAACGGGGGCGGTGAGGTCGCCGCCTTCCGGCAGGTCAGCAAGAGCTACGGCCGGGTGAAGGCGGTGAACGGACTCGACCTGGTGCTGCACCCCGGCGAGACGGTGGCGCTGCTCGGCCCCAACGGGGCCGGCAAGTCGAGCAGCCTGGACATGCTGCTCGGCCTGCGCGAGCCCGACGAGGGCACCGTCTCGCTGTTCGGCGGGACGCCACGGGCCGCCGTCCAGGCCGGCCGGGTCGGCGCGATGCTGCAGAGCGGCGGCCTGATGGGGGACGTCAAGGTGCGGGAACTGGTGAAGTTCGCCTGCGCCGTCCACCCGCGCGGCCGCGCCGTCGAGGAGGTGCTGCGCGAGGCCGGGATCACCGACCTCGCTGAGCGCAAGGCCGACAAGCTCTCCGGCGGCCAGGAGCAGCGGGTGCGCTTCGCGCTCGCGATCGCCGGCGCCAACGACCTGATCGTGCTGGACGAGCCGACCACCGGCATGGACGTCTCCGTGCGGCAGTCCTTCTGGGCCGGCATGCGGGCCCAGGCGGCCGCCGGGCGGACGGTGCTGTTCGCCACCCACTACCTGGAGGAGGCGGACTCGGTCGCCGACCGGGTGCTCGTCCTGCACCGGGGGCGGCTGATCGCCGACGGCACCTCCGCCGAGATCAAGGCGAAGGCCGGTGCCCGCCGGATCGGCTTCGAACTGCACGCGGCCGACGGCCCGTTCGACGAGGCGGTGCTGCGCGCCCTGCCCGGTGTCCTCGCACTGGACGTCAGCGGCCGGGCCGACGGCGTCAGGACGGTACGCATCCGCACCGCCGACGCGGACGCCGACGTCGCCGGCCTCTACCGGGCGGGCCTGTACCCGCGCGGCCTGGAGGTCACCGGCCTCGGCCTGGAGCAGGCCTTCCTGACCATCACGGGCGACCAGGACGCCCAGGACGCCGGCATCGGGAGCGTCACCACCGGCAGTGTCACCCCTGGCAGCGCCACCACCGGGAGCACCACCACCGCGAAGGAGAGCGTGCGATGA
- a CDS encoding prolyl oligopeptidase family serine peptidase, producing MTSDTPADTFPRQYARTLRYTVGAPRSFSVAPDGSRVAFLRSRSGGDRANLLWALDTATGRERIVADPLALLGGGEEDLSPAERARRERSREGSAGIVGYALDGAARLAAFALSGRLFVTDLRTGGARELPAQGPLLDPRPSPDGVYVAYATTGGELRLTRTDGSADWAFAEPDGPGLTWGQAEFIAQEEMDRDRGFWWSPDSDRLLAERADDGPVRRWWIADPANPEREPAEVAYPAAGTANAEVGLWVLGLDGTRAEIRWDAEAFPYLARVHWSAGGPPLLLVQSRDQRGQQVLAVDVETGATTVLHAEQDDAWLEVFPGVPAWTPDGKLVRISDESGSRALVVGDHPVTGADLHLRSVLAVTEGEVFFTASGGAAETDPEPGWIAVGRISHDGKRLSWESANGEPFTSVSSAVHAGGVTVRATSEHGRPGALVQVGRDLPEGVVVDEIAVVESYAETPVITARPVFRFAGERRIPSAVFLPTGYDRERDGLLPVLMDPYGGPHGQRVVQAHNPHLTSQWFADQGFAVVVADGRGTPGRGPAWEKSIAFDFAGATLDDQVDALRALAGEFPLDLGRVAIRGWSYGGYLAALAVLRRPDVFHAAVAGAPVTDWELYDTHYTERYLGHPAERPEVYAANSLTGYAAGLERPLMIIHGLADDNVVAAHTLRLSSALLAAGRPHTVLPLSGVTHMTPQEEVAENLLLLQVDFVRKALAG from the coding sequence ATGACCTCCGATACCCCTGCGGACACCTTCCCCCGGCAGTACGCGCGGACCCTGCGCTACACGGTCGGGGCGCCCCGGTCCTTCTCCGTCGCACCCGACGGCTCCCGGGTCGCCTTCCTGCGCTCCCGCTCGGGCGGCGACCGCGCGAACCTGCTCTGGGCCCTCGACACCGCCACCGGCCGCGAGCGGATCGTCGCCGACCCGCTCGCCCTGCTCGGCGGCGGCGAGGAGGACCTCTCCCCGGCCGAGCGGGCCCGGCGCGAGCGCAGCCGGGAGGGCTCGGCCGGCATCGTCGGCTACGCGCTCGACGGCGCCGCCCGGCTCGCGGCCTTCGCCCTCTCCGGGCGGCTGTTCGTCACGGACCTCCGCACCGGCGGCGCCCGGGAGCTGCCCGCGCAGGGCCCGCTGCTCGACCCCCGCCCCTCCCCGGACGGCGTCTACGTCGCGTACGCCACCACCGGCGGCGAACTGCGCCTGACGCGCACCGACGGCAGCGCCGACTGGGCCTTCGCGGAGCCCGACGGCCCCGGGCTCACCTGGGGCCAGGCCGAGTTCATCGCGCAGGAGGAGATGGACCGCGACCGCGGCTTCTGGTGGTCGCCCGACAGCGACCGGCTGCTGGCCGAGCGGGCCGACGACGGGCCGGTGCGGCGCTGGTGGATCGCCGACCCCGCCAACCCGGAGCGCGAGCCCGCCGAGGTCGCCTACCCGGCGGCCGGCACCGCCAACGCCGAGGTCGGGCTCTGGGTGCTCGGCCTGGACGGCACCCGGGCCGAGATCCGCTGGGACGCCGAGGCCTTCCCCTACCTGGCGCGGGTGCACTGGTCGGCCGGCGGCCCGCCGCTGCTGCTGGTCCAGTCCCGGGACCAGCGCGGCCAGCAGGTGCTCGCCGTGGACGTCGAGACCGGCGCCACCACCGTGCTGCACGCCGAGCAGGACGACGCCTGGCTGGAGGTCTTCCCCGGCGTGCCGGCCTGGACGCCGGACGGGAAGCTGGTGCGGATCTCCGACGAGAGCGGGAGCCGGGCGCTGGTCGTCGGCGACCACCCCGTCACCGGCGCCGACCTGCACCTGCGCTCGGTCCTCGCGGTCACCGAGGGCGAGGTGTTCTTCACCGCCTCCGGCGGCGCCGCCGAGACCGATCCCGAGCCCGGCTGGATCGCCGTCGGCCGGATCTCGCACGACGGCAAGCGGCTCTCCTGGGAGTCCGCCAACGGCGAGCCGTTCACCTCCGTCAGCAGCGCGGTGCACGCCGGGGGCGTCACCGTCCGCGCGACCTCTGAGCACGGCCGTCCCGGCGCGCTGGTCCAGGTCGGCCGGGATCTGCCCGAGGGCGTCGTGGTGGACGAGATCGCCGTCGTCGAGTCGTACGCCGAGACCCCGGTGATCACCGCCCGTCCGGTGTTCCGCTTCGCCGGCGAGCGCCGCATCCCCAGCGCGGTCTTCCTGCCCACCGGCTACGACCGCGAACGGGACGGCCTGCTGCCCGTCCTGATGGACCCGTACGGCGGGCCGCACGGCCAGCGCGTCGTGCAGGCGCACAACCCGCACCTGACCTCCCAGTGGTTCGCCGACCAGGGGTTCGCGGTGGTCGTCGCGGACGGCCGGGGCACTCCCGGACGCGGCCCGGCCTGGGAGAAGTCGATCGCCTTCGACTTCGCCGGCGCCACCCTGGACGACCAGGTGGACGCCCTGCGGGCGCTCGCCGGGGAGTTCCCGCTCGACCTCGGCCGGGTCGCGATCCGCGGCTGGTCCTACGGCGGCTACCTGGCCGCACTCGCGGTGCTGCGCCGCCCGGACGTCTTCCACGCGGCCGTCGCCGGCGCACCCGTCACGGACTGGGAGCTGTACGACACCCACTACACCGAGCGCTACCTCGGGCACCCGGCCGAGCGGCCGGAGGTCTACGCCGCCAACTCGCTGACGGGCTACGCGGCGGGCCTGGAGCGGCCGCTGATGATCATCCACGGACTGGCGGACGACAACGTGGTGGCCGCCCACACCCTGCGGCTCTCCTCCGCGCTGCTCGCGGCGGGCCGTCCGCACACCGTGCTGCCGCTCTCCGGGGTCACCCACATGACACCGCAGGAGGAGGTCGCGGAGAACCTGCTGCTGCTCCAGGTCGACTTCGTCCGCAAGGCGCTCGCGGGCTGA